Sequence from the Mycobacterium florentinum genome:
GGCGCTGGGACGCGAGGGCGGTATGAACCCCGCGATGAACAGGAACGCGCCCAGCCACAACGCGATCATGGCCGGGCCCGTCCAAATGAGGACCCGCTGAACTCTCGCTTCCATTGCTACCTCCTGGCAAAACTGTTGTCGGGCGCCGTGGCTACGTCAAGTGTTTAGGCGAAAATAAAAACCCCCAGGAGCAGCGCGCACACTACGACGCAGTACGTTTCGAACAATCCGCGCAGGACATTTGGTGCCTCCCGCAGCTCCATGAAGTACAGGCCGACCAAACGGACCTTGATGAAGGCGATCAGCAAGATGATCACGCTGGCCAGCTGGTGATTGGCCATGCCGTGCTGAGTTCCCAGCGCCCAGGACACACCGGTGGCGGCTATCAGTACCAGCCACACCGCTGTGGCGGGCGTGCGGATCAGGGCTGTCGTCATCGGTCTCACCTGACCAGGAAAATCAGCGGGAAAAGGACAAGCCACAGCAGATCGACCATGTGCCAGAAGCAGGCGCCGCCCTCGAAGAACGCCCACTGATGTTGGGATAGGTCGGGTTTGCGGGCCAAGAAGACCAGTGCGGTGAGCACCCCTAATCCGAGTATCAGGTGAAAAAGGTGCAAGCCGGTCAGCACGAAATACAGCAGGTAGAAATTGTTGGTCGTCGGGATCTGGTGTGCTGCAATCCGTTCGGAGTATTCGAAAACCTTGACGACGATGAACGCCACGCCGCACAGAAATGCGCCGGAGATCAGGCGTTGTGCCAGAAGCCGTTCCGTGGACCTCATAGCCCGGACCGCCAACACCACGAATAGAGAACTGATCAGTAGGAAAACGGTGTTGACCGCGCCGAAATTCTTGTTCAGGGTGGACTGCGACAGATCGAAGAGATCGGTGTGCTTGCTGCGCTGGACCAGATAGTAGGTAAAGAAGACGGCGAACACGCAGATGTCACCGAGGATGAAGATCCAGACGCCCGCTTCGCCGGGAATTCTCTTCGACGTCTTCGCCGCGAGCGGTTGAGAAGGCTCAGTGACTATGGGCTGCAAGCGATCTGCCCCCCATCCAAATGTTGTAGTCCCACGGCTCAGACGGTGGCCAGTTCCGGCCGATTCTCGACAGGTCGTGTCTTCTGCCTGTTGATGGCCTGCAGAGTCAACACCGACATGGCGATCATCCAGCCGAAGAAGATCGCGAAGGGGATCCAGAAGGCGCCGACCCCGTTGTAGGCGAACAGCCCGTCGTGGAAGAACACGATCAGCCCGGCGGGGAAGATCAGGATGGCGCACCAGAAGTTCAGGTAGGCGACCCAACGGGGATACAGCGTGGGCACATTGTGATCCTTGATGATCGCCAGGCCGATGACGGCCATCCACAACGCGAATGGTGGCCAGGTGAACAGGAAGTCGAACCACACCCAGTCGTTCATGATCTGCATCACCGAAGGGTCGAGCGACTCCGGACGGAACGCGATGACGCCCCATGTCATCGGGATCAGGATGAAGAAGACATAGCCGCCGCCCTGTAGCGCGATCGAGGAGTAGGTCAGTATCGGCCAACCACGCTCCATCTTGCGGATGAAGATGGTGATCGCCATGCACCACGTTGCCCAGAACGACCAGAAGATGCACTGGATCAAACAACCCAATCGGATCTCGTTACGTCGGTCGATGAACCTTTGGGCCAGTTCCTTTGCCGACAGGGCCGGGGATGGTGGCGGGATGAAATGCATCATGAACCCTTGAGCCACGATCATCGCCACGATCAGCGCGATGCCCGACCAGACGGCGGCCTTCGCCAGGCCCGAGTCCAGTTCGACCTTCTTCATGATGCGTCCTCACTCCCTAACGTCCTCTGATAAGTGACACTATCTTAGATCGTAAGTGTTACTTACGATAGGGGTAATAATTGGCATGGCTGCCAGACAACGATCCCGATCCGTGGTCGACTCGGGTTAAAGTCAGGGGCATTGTCGTTGAGCAGGGAGGACCGGGATGTCACGTTCGGTGTTGACGGCGGGATCTCACCGCTAGCCATGTCGGTGACCAGCCCTCGCAACGGACGCCGCGGCGCCGAGGAGATCAGACGCCTCGTCCTACAGGCCGCGCATCGCCTCTTTTCCGAACAGGGTTATCACGGCACCACGACCCGTCAGATCGCTGACGAGGCCGGCGTCGGGGAGTCGGTTTTGTTCCGCAACTTCGGCAGCAAGGCCCAGCTGTTCGAGACGACGGTCGTCGCGCCGTTCTCCGATTTCGTGAACCACTGGGCCACGACGTGGAACGTGCGCATGACGTCGGAGACCGACCCCGCGGAGATAGCGCGTTCGTTCGTCAA
This genomic interval carries:
- a CDS encoding cytochrome c oxidase subunit 3 yields the protein MQPIVTEPSQPLAAKTSKRIPGEAGVWIFILGDICVFAVFFTYYLVQRSKHTDLFDLSQSTLNKNFGAVNTVFLLISSLFVVLAVRAMRSTERLLAQRLISGAFLCGVAFIVVKVFEYSERIAAHQIPTTNNFYLLYFVLTGLHLFHLILGLGVLTALVFLARKPDLSQHQWAFFEGGACFWHMVDLLWLVLFPLIFLVR
- a CDS encoding cytochrome C oxidase subunit IV family protein, translated to MTTALIRTPATAVWLVLIAATGVSWALGTQHGMANHQLASVIILLIAFIKVRLVGLYFMELREAPNVLRGLFETYCVVVCALLLGVFIFA
- a CDS encoding TetR/AcrR family transcriptional regulator, coding for MSLSREDRDVTFGVDGGISPLAMSVTSPRNGRRGAEEIRRLVLQAAHRLFSEQGYHGTTTRQIADEAGVGESVLFRNFGSKAQLFETTVVAPFSDFVNHWATTWNVRMTSETDPAEIARSFVKGFYGLADEHKELFRTLMAARVKGGEPVLAEVAARVSAKLADNLRTVRLVLTEHGAARHFRELDAPVTVALSVGSVLSLVLLDDWLFPSDQRRPGRSRQIEEAVQMLLYGVTGR